From Rhodopseudomonas palustris, a single genomic window includes:
- a CDS encoding xanthine dehydrogenase family protein molybdopterin-binding subunit: MNILPGSMRFGAGQPVKRLEDQRLLTGHGGYLDDKSADGALWLVVMRSPHAHADLVSIDTEAAKAMPGVEAVLTGADLVADDVGTIPTLPIFKRPDGSPMALPLRRLLAHEKVRFVGEPVAAVVATSQLAAQAAIEAIAVEYHELPAVTDPTAAIQPGAPAVWAETPDNIVAAMSYGDAAKVDAAFASAAHTVSLDLVSQRLIPSAMEPRSTIAEIEKKTGRLILHTQSQTPGQTRDALAEAILKRPKESIQVLVGDIGGGFGQKTGVYPEDALVAYAAVKLNRKIRWRGDRTDEFVGGTHGRDLTSTASFALDAKGKVLAYRVSSIGGTGAYLAGAGVIIPLVLGPFVQTGVYHLPVVHFDIKAVMTHTAPVGAYRGAGRPEAVYIVERLMDAAARKLNMDPRAIRKINYIKPSQLPYTNAVGQVYDSGAFAHMMDRAAELSDWDGFKARKKAAQKKGLLYGRGVTSYIEWTGGRAHTENVKLHATAEGRVVLHSGTQAMGQGLETTYTQMIAAALEIPIDKIDVVQGNTDLAVGFGSVGSRSLFVGGTAVAVGSADMIAKAREKAANILEASVEDIEYSGGMLTIAGTDRKISLFEIAAKEKGARLSVDSTGEVDGPSWPNGAHICEVEVDPETGVSRVVRYTTVDDVGNAVNPMLVAGQIHGGIAQGVGQALYENAAYNDDGQLLTASYLDYCIPRADNLPPINVTLDPSAPCRTNPLGAKGCGESGAIGGPPCVVHGVLDALAPLGVTTLNTPLTPEKVWRAIQDAKSAQAA; this comes from the coding sequence ATGAACATTCTCCCCGGCTCGATGCGGTTCGGCGCGGGTCAGCCCGTCAAGCGTCTGGAAGATCAGCGCCTGCTCACCGGGCACGGCGGCTATCTCGACGACAAGTCCGCCGACGGGGCGTTGTGGCTGGTGGTGATGCGGTCGCCGCATGCGCATGCCGATCTCGTTTCGATCGACACCGAGGCGGCGAAGGCGATGCCGGGTGTGGAGGCGGTGCTGACCGGCGCCGATCTCGTCGCCGACGATGTCGGCACCATCCCGACGCTGCCGATCTTCAAGCGGCCGGACGGCTCGCCGATGGCGCTGCCGCTGCGCCGGCTGCTGGCGCACGAGAAGGTGCGCTTCGTCGGCGAGCCGGTCGCCGCCGTGGTCGCGACCTCGCAGCTCGCCGCGCAGGCGGCGATCGAGGCGATCGCGGTCGAGTACCACGAACTGCCGGCGGTGACCGATCCGACCGCGGCGATCCAGCCCGGCGCGCCGGCGGTGTGGGCCGAGACACCCGACAACATCGTGGCCGCGATGAGCTATGGCGATGCCGCCAAGGTCGATGCTGCGTTTGCCAGCGCCGCCCACACCGTGTCGCTCGATCTCGTCAGCCAGCGGCTGATCCCGTCGGCGATGGAGCCGCGCTCGACCATTGCGGAGATCGAGAAGAAGACCGGCCGGCTGATCCTGCACACCCAGTCGCAGACGCCGGGCCAGACCCGCGACGCGCTTGCCGAGGCCATTCTGAAGCGGCCGAAGGAGAGCATTCAGGTGCTGGTCGGCGACATCGGCGGCGGCTTCGGCCAGAAGACCGGCGTCTATCCGGAAGATGCGCTGGTGGCTTACGCGGCGGTGAAGCTGAACCGCAAGATCCGCTGGCGCGGCGATCGCACCGATGAGTTCGTCGGCGGCACCCATGGCCGCGATCTGACCTCGACAGCCTCGTTCGCGCTCGATGCAAAGGGCAAGGTGCTGGCCTATCGCGTCAGCTCGATCGGCGGCACCGGCGCTTACCTGGCGGGGGCCGGCGTGATCATTCCGCTGGTGCTCGGCCCGTTCGTGCAGACCGGCGTGTATCACCTCCCGGTGGTGCATTTCGACATCAAGGCGGTGATGACCCACACCGCGCCGGTCGGCGCCTATCGCGGCGCCGGGCGGCCTGAAGCGGTGTATATCGTCGAGCGGCTGATGGACGCCGCGGCGCGCAAGCTCAACATGGACCCGCGCGCGATCCGCAAGATCAACTACATCAAGCCGTCGCAACTGCCCTACACCAACGCGGTCGGCCAGGTGTACGACAGCGGCGCGTTCGCCCACATGATGGACCGCGCCGCCGAGCTGTCCGATTGGGACGGCTTCAAGGCGCGCAAGAAGGCGGCGCAGAAGAAGGGCCTGCTCTACGGCCGCGGCGTCACCAGCTACATCGAATGGACCGGCGGCCGCGCCCACACCGAGAACGTCAAGCTGCACGCTACCGCCGAAGGCCGCGTCGTGCTGCATTCCGGCACGCAGGCGATGGGGCAGGGGCTCGAGACCACCTACACCCAGATGATCGCCGCCGCGCTGGAGATTCCGATCGACAAGATCGACGTCGTCCAGGGCAACACCGATCTGGCGGTCGGCTTCGGCAGCGTCGGCTCGCGCTCGCTGTTCGTCGGCGGCACCGCGGTGGCGGTGGGAAGCGCCGACATGATCGCCAAGGCGCGCGAGAAGGCGGCGAACATTCTCGAAGCCTCGGTCGAGGACATCGAATACTCGGGCGGTATGCTGACCATCGCCGGCACCGATCGCAAGATCAGCCTGTTCGAGATCGCCGCCAAGGAGAAGGGCGCGCGGCTCAGCGTCGACTCCACCGGCGAGGTCGACGGCCCGTCGTGGCCGAACGGCGCGCATATCTGCGAGGTCGAGGTCGATCCGGAGACCGGCGTCAGCCGCGTGGTGCGCTACACCACGGTGGACGATGTCGGCAACGCGGTGAACCCGATGCTGGTCGCCGGCCAGATCCATGGCGGCATCGCCCAGGGCGTCGGCCAGGCGCTGTACGAGAACGCCGCCTACAACGACGATGGCCAGCTCCTGACCGCGAGCTATCTCGACTACTGCATCCCGCGCGCCGACAATCTGCCACCGATCAACGTCACGCTCGATCCGTCGGCGCCGTGCCGGACCAACCCGCTCGGCGCCAAGGGCTGCGGCGAATCCGGCGCGATCGGCGGTCCGCCCTGCGTGGTGCACGGCGTGCTCGACGCGCTGGCCCCGCTCGGCGTCACCACCCTGAACACGCCGCTGACCCCGGAAAAGGTCTGGCGTGCGATTCAGGACGCCAAGTCGGCCCAGGCGGCCTAG
- a CDS encoding RrF2 family transcriptional regulator, translating to MKRDSRLSSVLHALLHMAERGEPMTSETLAACMCTNPVVVRRTMGLLRDAGLVASARGPSGGWQIVADLNAVTLRDLYDALGEPTVFAIGNRHEAPQCLVEQAVNAALDDAFADAEALLLDRLGKITLASLSADFNRRYAAHRTRT from the coding sequence ATGAAACGAGACAGTCGCCTGTCCTCGGTGTTGCACGCGCTGCTGCATATGGCGGAGCGCGGCGAGCCGATGACCTCCGAAACGCTCGCCGCCTGCATGTGTACTAATCCGGTGGTGGTGCGGCGGACGATGGGCCTGCTGCGCGATGCCGGACTGGTCGCCTCCGCCCGCGGGCCGTCGGGCGGCTGGCAGATCGTCGCCGATCTGAACGCGGTCACCTTGCGCGATCTCTACGATGCGCTCGGCGAGCCGACGGTGTTCGCGATCGGCAACCGCCACGAAGCGCCGCAATGTCTGGTCGAGCAGGCGGTGAACGCTGCGCTCGACGACGCGTTCGCGGATGCCGAAGCGTTGCTGCTGGACCGGCTCGGCAAGATCACGCTGGCCAGTTTGTCGGCCGACTTCAACCGCCGCTACGCCGCGCATCGGACGCGTACTTAA
- a CDS encoding LemA family protein: MRKFLTVLAALAALSLSNCGYNTIQSEDQEVKSTWSEVVNQYQRRADLVPNLVNSVKGFAQQEKDVLLGVTNARAKVGSIQATPEVLNDPAAFQKFQQAQGELSSALSRLLVVTENYPQLKSDELFKNLMAQLEGTENRIAVARNRYIKAVQAYNVTVRSVPTNFTAMLFGYHEKPNFTVENEKEISTAPKVDFSPAPAPAPAK; the protein is encoded by the coding sequence ATGCGGAAGTTTCTGACGGTGCTGGCGGCGCTCGCCGCGCTCAGCCTGAGCAATTGCGGCTACAACACCATCCAGAGCGAAGACCAGGAGGTGAAGTCGACCTGGTCGGAGGTGGTGAACCAGTATCAGCGGCGCGCCGATCTGGTGCCGAACCTCGTCAACTCGGTGAAGGGCTTCGCCCAGCAGGAAAAGGACGTGCTGCTCGGCGTCACCAACGCCCGCGCCAAGGTCGGCAGCATCCAGGCGACGCCCGAGGTGCTGAACGATCCGGCCGCGTTCCAGAAGTTCCAGCAGGCGCAGGGCGAATTGTCGAGCGCGCTGTCGCGGCTGTTGGTCGTCACCGAGAACTATCCGCAGCTCAAATCGGACGAGCTGTTCAAGAACCTGATGGCGCAGCTCGAAGGCACCGAGAACCGCATCGCCGTGGCGCGCAACCGCTACATCAAGGCGGTGCAGGCGTATAACGTCACGGTGCGCTCGGTGCCGACCAACTTCACCGCGATGCTGTTCGGCTATCATGAAAAGCCGAACTTCACGGTGGAGAACGAGAAGGAGATCTCGACCGCGCCGAAGGTCGATTTCAGCCCGGCGCCGGCTCCGGCTCCGGCCAAGTAA
- a CDS encoding TPM domain-containing protein has product MRAVRAAGLAVLLCVIAAALAPFARADVAVPALTGRVVDQTGTLSEAAVARLDQKLKAFEARKGSQIAVLIVPTTQPEAIEQFSIRVAEAWKIGRNKVDDGAILLVAKNDRKLRIEVGYGLEGALPDVTAKRIIDEIITPKFKTGDFDGGIEAGVDRMIGVIDGEPLPAPQPQHEWSSPESMDELTGWAIPLLFGTLVLNGFLKAALGRVAASGLTGVIVGAVAMLFGLVWYIALVAGCAAFLLALVIDLFGGPTISSGRRGGWSGGGGSWSSGSGSSGGGFSGGGGSFGGGGASGNW; this is encoded by the coding sequence ATGCGCGCCGTCCGCGCCGCGGGCCTCGCGGTGCTGCTGTGCGTGATCGCGGCGGCGCTGGCGCCGTTCGCCCGCGCCGACGTTGCGGTGCCGGCCCTGACCGGCCGCGTCGTCGATCAGACCGGCACGCTGTCTGAAGCTGCGGTGGCGCGGCTCGATCAGAAGCTGAAGGCATTCGAGGCCCGGAAGGGCAGCCAGATCGCGGTGCTGATCGTGCCGACGACGCAGCCCGAGGCGATCGAGCAGTTCTCGATCCGGGTCGCCGAAGCCTGGAAGATCGGCCGCAACAAGGTCGACGACGGCGCGATCCTGCTGGTCGCCAAGAACGATCGCAAGCTGCGCATCGAGGTCGGCTACGGCCTCGAAGGCGCGCTGCCCGACGTCACCGCCAAGCGCATCATCGACGAGATCATCACGCCGAAATTCAAGACCGGCGATTTCGACGGCGGCATCGAGGCCGGGGTCGACCGGATGATCGGCGTGATCGACGGCGAGCCGCTGCCGGCACCGCAGCCGCAGCACGAATGGTCGTCGCCGGAATCGATGGACGAACTGACCGGCTGGGCGATCCCGCTGCTGTTCGGCACGCTGGTGCTCAATGGTTTCCTGAAGGCGGCGCTCGGCCGCGTCGCCGCCTCCGGGCTCACCGGCGTCATCGTCGGCGCGGTGGCGATGTTGTTCGGCCTGGTGTGGTACATCGCGCTGGTCGCGGGCTGCGCCGCGTTCCTGCTGGCACTGGTGATCGACCTGTTCGGCGGACCGACGATCTCCTCCGGGCGCCGCGGCGGCTGGTCAGGCGGCGGCGGTTCGTGGTCGAGCGGGTCGGGCAGCAGCGGCGGGGGCTTCAGCGGCGGGGGCGGCAGCTTCGGCGGCGGCGGCGCCTCGGGCAATTGGTGA
- a CDS encoding S9 family peptidase yields MTSALPRAANQQPPVAPRRPHSFTTHGITLTDDYAWLKDPNWQEVLRDPSLLDPDIRSYLEAENGYTDSVLGHTTSLQKKLVAEMRGRIKEDDSSVPSPDGPYAYLRKYREGGQHPLYGRVARDGSGEIDIILDGDELAKGHDYFQFGDRRHSLDHKLEGWSADTKGSEYYTIRVRDWATKQDLADVVEETDGGLVWTADSSAFFYVKLDDNHRPMQVWLHKLGTKQADDLLIYEEPDSGWFTHIHESTSGRFCVIAGGDHETSEQRLIDVSDPTAPPRLVAKRELGVQYSLGDRGDELFILTNADGAIDFKIVTAPLAEPTRNNWRDLIPHRAGIYVIDFDLTTCHLIRLERANALPSITIRDLKTGDEHAIAFAETAYSLGTIGGYEFDTTNLRFSYSSMTTPSEVYDYDMATRQRVLCKRQEIPSGHNPADYVTTRIMAKADDGAEVPVSILHRASLTLDGKAPLLLYGYGSYGHAMGAGFSANALSLVDRGFVYAIAHIRGGADKGWGWYLDGKREKKPNSFDDFAASARALCAANYTSPKRIVAHGGSAGGMLMGAVANRAGELFAGIVAEVPFVDVLNTMLDDTLPLTPPEWPEWGNPIASEADFKTILSYSPYDNVAAKEYPAILAMGGLTDPRVTYWEPAKWVAKLRATMTGGGPVLLRINMGAGHGGASGRFSRLDEIAIVYAFALWAVGLADAAA; encoded by the coding sequence ATGACCTCTGCCCTGCCCCGTGCCGCCAACCAGCAACCGCCGGTCGCGCCGCGCCGTCCGCATAGCTTCACCACCCACGGCATCACGCTGACCGACGACTATGCCTGGCTGAAGGATCCGAACTGGCAGGAGGTGCTGCGCGATCCGTCGCTGCTCGATCCGGACATCCGCAGCTATCTCGAGGCCGAGAACGGCTACACCGACAGCGTGCTCGGCCACACCACCAGTTTGCAGAAGAAGCTGGTCGCTGAGATGCGCGGCCGGATCAAGGAGGACGATTCCAGCGTCCCGTCGCCGGATGGGCCTTACGCTTACTTGCGCAAATATCGCGAGGGCGGCCAGCATCCGCTGTACGGCCGCGTCGCGCGCGACGGCAGCGGCGAGATCGACATCATCCTCGACGGCGACGAACTGGCCAAGGGCCACGACTACTTCCAGTTCGGCGATCGCCGGCATTCGCTCGACCACAAGCTCGAAGGCTGGAGTGCCGACACCAAGGGCTCGGAATACTACACCATCCGCGTCCGCGACTGGGCGACCAAGCAGGACCTGGCCGACGTGGTCGAGGAGACCGACGGCGGTCTGGTGTGGACCGCGGATTCGAGCGCGTTCTTCTACGTCAAGCTCGACGACAACCACCGCCCGATGCAGGTGTGGCTGCACAAGCTTGGCACGAAGCAGGCCGACGACCTTCTGATCTATGAAGAGCCGGATTCCGGCTGGTTCACCCACATCCACGAAAGCACCAGCGGCCGGTTCTGCGTCATCGCCGGCGGCGATCACGAGACTTCCGAGCAGCGGTTGATCGACGTCTCCGACCCGACCGCGCCGCCGCGCCTCGTCGCAAAGCGCGAACTCGGCGTGCAGTATTCGCTCGGCGACCGCGGCGACGAACTGTTCATCCTGACCAATGCCGACGGCGCGATCGACTTCAAGATCGTCACCGCGCCGCTGGCTGAACCGACCCGCAACAACTGGCGTGACCTGATCCCGCACCGCGCCGGGATCTATGTGATCGATTTCGATCTCACCACCTGCCACCTGATCCGGCTGGAGCGCGCCAATGCGCTGCCGTCGATCACCATCCGCGACCTGAAGACCGGCGACGAGCACGCCATCGCGTTCGCCGAGACCGCGTATTCGCTCGGCACCATCGGCGGCTACGAATTCGACACCACGAACCTGCGGTTCTCGTATTCGTCGATGACGACGCCGTCGGAAGTCTATGATTACGACATGGCGACGCGGCAGCGCGTCTTGTGCAAGCGCCAGGAGATTCCCTCCGGCCATAATCCGGCCGACTACGTCACCACCCGGATCATGGCGAAGGCGGACGACGGCGCCGAGGTGCCGGTGTCGATCCTGCATCGGGCCAGCCTCACACTCGATGGAAAGGCACCACTGCTGCTGTACGGCTACGGCTCGTATGGCCACGCGATGGGCGCCGGCTTTTCGGCCAACGCGCTGTCGCTGGTCGATCGCGGCTTCGTCTATGCGATCGCCCACATCCGCGGCGGCGCCGACAAGGGCTGGGGCTGGTATCTGGACGGCAAGCGCGAGAAGAAGCCCAACTCGTTCGACGACTTCGCCGCCAGCGCCCGCGCGCTGTGTGCTGCGAACTACACCTCGCCCAAGCGTATCGTCGCCCACGGCGGCAGCGCCGGCGGCATGCTGATGGGCGCGGTCGCTAATCGCGCCGGTGAGCTGTTCGCCGGCATCGTCGCCGAGGTGCCGTTCGTCGACGTGCTCAACACCATGCTGGACGACACCCTGCCGCTGACGCCTCCAGAGTGGCCGGAGTGGGGCAATCCGATTGCGAGCGAAGCCGACTTCAAGACCATCCTGTCGTATTCGCCCTACGATAACGTCGCCGCCAAAGAATATCCGGCTATCCTGGCGATGGGCGGTCTCACCGATCCGCGCGTCACCTATTGGGAGCCGGCCAAATGGGTGGCGAAGCTGCGCGCCACCATGACCGGCGGCGGTCCGGTGCTGCTGCGTATCAACATGGGCGCCGGCCACGGCGGCGCCTCCGGCCGCTTCAGCCGGCTCGACGAGATCGCGATCGTCTATGCCTTCGCGCTGTGGGCGGTCGGCCTGGCTGACGCCGCGGCGTGA
- a CDS encoding 4Fe-4S dicluster domain-containing protein encodes MPLASYQTTVPVVVDDAKCIADKGCTVCVDVCPLDVLRISDMTGKAYMAYDECWYCMPCEADCPTGAVTVNIPYLLR; translated from the coding sequence ATGCCTCTCGCCAGTTATCAGACTACGGTGCCGGTCGTCGTCGACGACGCCAAGTGCATCGCCGACAAGGGCTGCACCGTCTGCGTCGATGTCTGCCCGCTCGACGTCCTGCGGATCAGCGACATGACCGGCAAGGCCTACATGGCCTACGACGAATGCTGGTACTGCATGCCGTGCGAAGCCGATTGCCCCACCGGGGCGGTCACCGTCAACATCCCGTATCTGTTGAGGTGA
- a CDS encoding glutathione S-transferase family protein, with the protein MKLYDSIGPNPRLVRMFIAEKGLTIPTQTLDIRAGENRKPEHLVRNPHGQTPTLELDNGSFLAEVTAICEYLEEKHPEPPLIGTTPEERAECRMWTRRIDLYICEPLTNGFRFAEGLKMFQNRMVCVPEAAPGLKKMAADRIRWMNEQMQGKDYVCGSRLTLADLLLYGWLDFGAQVGQPLDPANTTIAEWFKRIAARPSAKA; encoded by the coding sequence ATGAAGCTGTACGATTCGATCGGGCCCAATCCACGCCTGGTACGGATGTTCATCGCCGAGAAGGGCCTGACGATTCCGACCCAGACACTCGACATCCGCGCCGGCGAGAATCGAAAGCCCGAACATCTCGTGCGCAATCCCCACGGCCAGACGCCTACTCTCGAACTCGACAATGGCAGCTTCTTGGCGGAGGTCACCGCGATCTGCGAATATCTCGAGGAGAAGCATCCAGAGCCGCCGCTGATCGGCACCACGCCGGAAGAGCGCGCCGAATGCCGGATGTGGACGCGGCGGATCGACCTCTACATCTGCGAGCCGCTGACCAACGGCTTCCGCTTCGCCGAAGGCCTGAAGATGTTTCAGAATCGCATGGTGTGCGTGCCGGAGGCCGCGCCCGGCCTGAAGAAGATGGCGGCCGACCGCATCCGCTGGATGAACGAGCAGATGCAGGGCAAGGACTACGTCTGCGGGTCACGGCTGACGCTGGCCGATTTGTTGCTGTACGGCTGGCTCGATTTCGGCGCTCAGGTCGGACAGCCGCTCGATCCCGCCAACACCACGATCGCCGAGTGGTTCAAGCGGATCGCCGCGCGGCCTTCTGCGAAGGCATAG
- a CDS encoding TPM domain-containing protein, whose translation MGIRRIGKHLFTSRGKVYRAFSPDAFDAIERAIKASETRHAGQIRFVVEGALDGAPLFRDQPARERALDIFSQLRIWDTEHNNGVLIYLLLADHNVEIIADRGIDGRVGAGAWEAICREMEAEFRQGRFEQGVLRGIDRITAHLAEHFPRNGPNDNELPDAPVVV comes from the coding sequence ATGGGCATCCGGCGGATCGGCAAGCACCTGTTCACCAGCCGCGGCAAGGTATATCGCGCATTCTCGCCCGATGCGTTCGATGCGATCGAGCGGGCCATCAAGGCCAGCGAGACCCGCCACGCCGGGCAGATCCGCTTCGTGGTCGAGGGCGCGCTCGACGGCGCGCCGCTGTTCCGCGACCAGCCGGCGCGCGAGCGCGCGCTCGATATCTTCTCGCAGCTTCGGATCTGGGACACCGAGCACAACAACGGCGTGCTGATCTATCTGCTGCTCGCCGACCACAATGTCGAGATCATCGCCGATCGCGGCATCGACGGCCGCGTCGGCGCCGGCGCCTGGGAAGCGATCTGCCGCGAGATGGAGGCGGAGTTTCGCCAAGGCCGGTTCGAGCAGGGCGTGCTGCGCGGCATCGACCGCATCACCGCGCATCTGGCCGAACACTTTCCACGCAACGGTCCCAACGACAACGAACTGCCCGACGCACCGGTGGTGGTGTAG
- a CDS encoding HEAT repeat domain-containing protein — translation MSSPFESYDDLDDADDRLQAADPAERRVAIIALGHSGDPAAISHLANMVADPDAGVRQQTAMALGEFDGPEAAEALVRLLVDPERIVAAAAADSLAEFKDPASADAILPLVKHGHAFVRSGALRALKELRRKDTLKPALEALQDGDAAVRVQAIGVIGFLKLEESIPALTALIGDPDPHVRRAAVSALAFSHMKIAAETIVRALKDADWMVREMAAETLGLNARGAIAIEPLIGCLADEFWQVRLKAIRSLGRIKALQAVRPIGQCVTHEQANLRKEAAAALGEIASPDGEPYLVLIADDLDPDVRKNARWALQQIAASKARAGA, via the coding sequence ATGTCGAGCCCGTTCGAATCCTACGACGATCTCGACGACGCCGACGACCGGCTGCAGGCCGCCGACCCGGCGGAGCGGCGCGTCGCGATCATCGCGCTCGGCCATTCTGGCGATCCGGCTGCGATCAGTCACCTCGCCAACATGGTGGCCGACCCCGACGCCGGCGTCCGGCAGCAGACCGCGATGGCGCTCGGCGAGTTCGACGGACCGGAGGCCGCCGAAGCGCTGGTCCGGCTGTTGGTCGACCCGGAGCGCATCGTCGCTGCGGCGGCCGCCGACAGCCTCGCCGAGTTCAAGGATCCCGCCTCCGCCGACGCGATCCTGCCATTGGTCAAGCACGGCCACGCCTTCGTCCGCAGCGGCGCGCTGCGGGCGCTGAAGGAGCTGCGGCGCAAGGACACGCTGAAGCCGGCGCTCGAGGCATTGCAGGACGGCGACGCTGCGGTGCGGGTTCAGGCGATCGGCGTGATCGGCTTCCTCAAGCTGGAAGAGTCGATCCCTGCCCTGACCGCTCTGATCGGCGATCCAGATCCGCACGTCCGCCGCGCGGCGGTCAGCGCGCTGGCGTTCTCGCATATGAAGATCGCCGCCGAGACCATCGTGCGCGCGCTCAAGGATGCAGACTGGATGGTACGCGAGATGGCGGCGGAAACACTCGGTCTCAACGCCCGCGGCGCGATTGCCATCGAGCCGCTGATCGGATGCCTCGCCGACGAGTTCTGGCAGGTACGGCTGAAGGCGATCCGCAGCCTCGGCCGGATCAAGGCGCTGCAGGCGGTACGGCCGATCGGTCAGTGCGTCACCCACGAGCAGGCCAATCTCCGGAAAGAAGCAGCCGCCGCGCTGGGCGAGATCGCTTCCCCCGACGGCGAGCCTTATCTGGTGCTGATCGCCGACGACCTCGATCCGGACGTCCGCAAGAACGCCCGCTGGGCGCTCCAGCAGATCGCTGCGAGCAAGGCGAGAGCCGGGGCGTAA
- a CDS encoding dihydrodipicolinate synthase family protein, whose amino-acid sequence MADFHGVFPYLVSPLDAEGRVRADVMGRLCDDLIQAGVHGLTPLGSTGEFAYLGTAQREAVVRATIEAAQRRVPVVAGVASTSVADAVAQARLYEKLGADGILAILEAYFPLKDAQIESYFRAIADAVEIPVVIYTNPQFQRSDLTLDVIARLAEHPRIRYIKDASTNTGRLLSIMGRCGDALQVFSASAHIPAAVMLIGGVGWMAGPACIAPRQSVALYELCKTQRWDEALKLQRKLWRVNEAFAKFNLAACIKAGLSLQGYDVGDPIPPQTALTAEERKAVEKVLAEIA is encoded by the coding sequence ATGGCGGATTTTCACGGCGTGTTCCCTTATCTGGTGTCTCCGCTCGATGCGGAAGGCCGCGTTCGCGCCGATGTGATGGGCCGGCTGTGCGACGATCTGATCCAGGCCGGCGTGCACGGGCTGACGCCGCTCGGCTCGACCGGCGAATTCGCCTATCTCGGCACCGCACAACGCGAAGCGGTGGTGCGGGCGACGATCGAGGCCGCGCAGCGCCGCGTGCCGGTGGTCGCCGGCGTCGCCTCGACCTCGGTGGCGGATGCGGTGGCGCAGGCGAGGCTTTACGAGAAGCTGGGCGCCGACGGCATTCTGGCGATTCTCGAAGCGTATTTTCCGCTCAAGGACGCGCAGATCGAAAGCTATTTCCGCGCCATCGCCGATGCGGTCGAGATTCCGGTGGTGATCTACACCAACCCGCAATTCCAGCGCTCGGATCTGACGCTGGATGTGATCGCCCGGCTCGCCGAGCATCCGCGGATTCGCTACATCAAGGACGCGTCGACCAATACCGGGCGGCTGCTGTCGATCATGGGTCGCTGCGGCGACGCACTGCAAGTGTTCTCGGCCTCGGCGCACATTCCCGCGGCGGTGATGCTGATCGGCGGCGTCGGCTGGATGGCCGGCCCCGCCTGCATCGCGCCGCGCCAGAGCGTTGCGCTGTACGAGCTGTGCAAGACGCAGCGCTGGGACGAGGCCTTGAAGCTGCAGCGCAAGCTGTGGCGCGTCAACGAAGCCTTCGCCAAGTTCAATTTGGCCGCCTGCATCAAGGCCGGCCTGTCGCTGCAAGGCTACGACGTCGGCGACCCCATCCCGCCGCAAACCGCGCTGACGGCCGAAGAGCGGAAAGCGGTGGAGAAGGTGCTGGCTGAGATCGCTTAG
- a CDS encoding NAD(P)/FAD-dependent oxidoreductase, protein MHHDVIVIGGSYAGMAAALQLVRARRSVRVIDAGQRRNRFAAHSHGFLSQDGADPAAIATTARRQLQAYPTLSWVDDTARAASGRKDAFVVETGDGAQHHARRLLFATGVSDTLPAIAGLQERWGVSVFLCPYCHGYELDKGRIAVIATGPMSLHQAQLLPEWGEVTLFTNAALVLDDAGRDDLAARGVAIDETPIARIEGRADVVLSDRRKLPFAGIFTASRNAPATPIAQALGCALTETPFGTQIQTDDGKQTSVAGAFACGDAARLPHSLSLAVADGAWAGAGLHRSLVWPEA, encoded by the coding sequence ATGCACCACGACGTCATCGTCATCGGCGGCTCCTATGCCGGAATGGCCGCCGCGCTCCAGCTCGTTCGTGCGCGCCGCAGCGTGCGGGTGATCGATGCGGGCCAGCGCCGCAACCGCTTCGCCGCGCATTCGCATGGCTTCCTGTCACAGGACGGCGCCGATCCGGCGGCGATCGCCACGACCGCGCGCCGGCAGCTCCAGGCCTACCCGACGCTGAGCTGGGTCGACGACACCGCGCGCGCGGCGAGCGGCCGCAAAGACGCGTTCGTGGTCGAGACCGGCGACGGCGCGCAACATCATGCGCGGCGGCTGCTGTTCGCCACCGGCGTTTCCGACACGTTGCCGGCGATTGCAGGGCTGCAGGAGCGCTGGGGCGTCAGCGTGTTTCTCTGTCCGTATTGCCACGGCTACGAGCTCGACAAAGGCCGCATCGCGGTGATCGCCACCGGGCCGATGTCGCTGCACCAGGCGCAGTTGCTGCCGGAATGGGGCGAGGTGACGCTGTTCACCAACGCCGCGCTGGTGCTCGACGACGCCGGGCGGGACGATCTGGCCGCGCGTGGCGTTGCGATCGACGAGACACCGATCGCGCGGATCGAAGGACGTGCCGACGTCGTGCTGAGCGACAGACGGAAGCTGCCGTTCGCCGGCATCTTCACCGCGAGCCGCAACGCGCCGGCGACGCCGATCGCGCAAGCGCTGGGCTGCGCGCTGACCGAAACCCCGTTCGGCACCCAGATTCAAACCGACGACGGCAAGCAGACCAGCGTGGCCGGCGCATTCGCCTGCGGCGACGCGGCGCGACTGCCGCATTCGCTGTCGCTGGCGGTTGCCGACGGCGCCTGGGCGGGTGCCGGCCTGCACCGGTCGCTGGTCTGGCCGGAGGCGTGA